One Candidatus Gastranaerophilales bacterium DNA window includes the following coding sequences:
- a CDS encoding branched-chain amino acid transaminase, with the protein MSNTKNIVYLDGKYLNYEDAKLPVRTHAFLYGTSVFEGIRAYWNETNKQLYIFRMKEHYERILRSCKIMHMQVPYSVQDMCDITVELLKKNAPETDTYIRPTIFKTAEKVGPGLLDNPDSFLIFTTPLGQYCDLSKGLSVCVSSWRRVEDNAIPPRAKVSGAYANTALIVTDAKLAGFDDAIVLSEAGNVTEGSAMNLFLIEDGKLITTKTTDNILVGVTRNTIKEVAQKELGLEVIEREIDRTELYIADEAFYCGTGAQVSPITKIDNRKIGTGEVGEISKKIQTLYFELVKGNVEQYKHWCVGVYDN; encoded by the coding sequence ATGAGTAACACAAAGAACATTGTTTATTTAGACGGTAAATATTTGAATTATGAGGACGCAAAACTCCCCGTAAGAACTCATGCTTTTTTGTATGGAACATCTGTTTTTGAAGGTATAAGAGCGTATTGGAACGAAACAAACAAGCAACTGTACATTTTTAGAATGAAAGAGCATTATGAAAGAATTTTGCGCAGCTGCAAAATAATGCATATGCAAGTACCCTATTCCGTGCAGGATATGTGTGATATAACGGTAGAATTGCTCAAAAAAAACGCACCTGAAACAGATACCTACATAAGACCCACCATATTTAAAACCGCAGAAAAAGTGGGACCCGGCTTGCTTGATAACCCCGATTCATTTTTAATTTTTACAACCCCGTTAGGTCAATATTGTGATTTATCAAAAGGCTTAAGCGTATGCGTATCAAGCTGGAGAAGAGTAGAAGATAATGCAATTCCTCCACGAGCCAAAGTAAGCGGAGCTTACGCAAACACGGCTCTTATTGTTACTGATGCCAAACTTGCAGGATTTGACGATGCGATAGTTTTATCAGAAGCTGGTAATGTAACCGAAGGCAGCGCAATGAATTTATTCCTTATAGAAGACGGGAAACTTATCACTACAAAAACAACCGATAATATTTTAGTCGGCGTAACAAGAAATACCATTAAAGAAGTAGCGCAAAAAGAACTCGGGCTTGAAGTAATAGAAAGAGAAATAGACAGAACCGAACTCTATATAGCTGATGAAGCCTTTTATTGCGGAACAGGCGCACAGGTAAGCCCTATCACAAAAATAGATAACCGCAAAATAGGCACAGGCGAAGTTGGTGAAATAAGTAAAAAAATACAAACCTTATATTTTGAACTGGTAAAAGGCAATGTGGAACAATACAAACACTGGTGCGTAGGAGTTTATGATAATTAA
- a CDS encoding ABC transporter permease: MIIKSILEFIGQCVINLIFSIKYLLEGKVNWKNTIIQAASIGYDSVGISLIIIFVTGAVISLQLARYFYMSGGEAYVGGLVSITLVRELAPVFTALAISARAGTAIASEIGNMKISQQVDAMKVLSVNPLAYLVLPRVIAAAVMVPLVTILAQLTGLIGGMFIAKLSINLHPQRFFNAVWLYTQTKDVYICLLKAFVFGIIMALVCSTQGLNTTGGAANVGKAVTKSAIWTTVIILIADYIISWIYY; the protein is encoded by the coding sequence ATGATAATTAAATCCATTCTTGAATTCATCGGGCAATGTGTAATTAACCTGATTTTTTCAATAAAATATCTGCTTGAAGGCAAAGTAAACTGGAAAAATACCATAATCCAAGCGGCAAGTATAGGTTATGATTCCGTAGGAATTTCACTGATAATCATATTTGTAACGGGAGCTGTAATTTCGCTGCAGCTTGCAAGATACTTTTATATGTCCGGGGGCGAAGCTTATGTTGGAGGGCTGGTTTCTATCACCCTTGTAAGAGAATTAGCTCCCGTTTTTACGGCGCTTGCGATTTCAGCCCGTGCAGGAACCGCCATAGCATCTGAAATAGGAAATATGAAAATCTCACAGCAGGTCGATGCGATGAAGGTCTTATCTGTGAACCCGTTAGCGTATCTTGTTTTACCGAGAGTAATAGCAGCCGCTGTGATGGTGCCTTTGGTAACTATTCTGGCACAGTTGACAGGGCTGATAGGCGGGATGTTTATAGCAAAGCTAAGCATAAATCTTCATCCTCAAAGATTTTTCAATGCCGTTTGGTTATATACCCAAACAAAGGATGTTTATATCTGTCTGCTGAAAGCCTTTGTATTCGGGATTATAATGGCGCTTGTATGTTCAACTCAGGGATTAAACACAACGGGCGGAGCTGCAAATGTCGGCAAAGCCGTTACAAAATCCGCCATTTGGACAACTGTTATCATACTCATTGCGGATTATATTATATCCTGGATTTATTACTGA
- a CDS encoding ATP-binding protein — MNVVMLLTVLSLSSYYMSVSQKLSQISLTEKKFTNSAISNIIFSATKESINRNNFEILEEISNKLKNNTLVSFVVVYKSPDSYKITWSDLPDLEGKAYTIEEITKIYQDKYPFATKLSFTESEVNGKKVVVAYTIETGITYAIDDLVKTNSAIVLGFVLLSSFIAILMFKIVISPINELTKGVHVLAKGNLKHKIPYTPYGELNILVSAFNDMASMIDRIHTSLEDRIRERTEEISQKNKELKSAYKELQEAQAMVVHSEKMRSLGELVAGITHEINNPINFIYGNLMHLSNYSQDLIDIIEKFKLCEPELSEGQRNEIKKLLEEKEYSYIKEDLPDLIKSCREGTIRTKNIVSDLKNFSRAEEMIINEIDINKELNTTLNILYNKYKTRIRVHKEYSDLPKIDCFGGQINQVFVNLIDNAIGSIKNEGDIFIRTKFENNNIIVEVEDTGVGIPKENLKKVFEPFFTTKSVGEGTGLGMSITYKIVETHNGKIDIESEVNKGSKFTVTLPLDGIKRKAKNEV, encoded by the coding sequence ATGAATGTAGTAATGCTCTTAACTGTATTATCATTAAGCTCTTACTACATGTCCGTATCTCAAAAGCTCAGCCAGATAAGTCTTACAGAGAAAAAATTCACCAATTCGGCTATTTCAAACATAATATTTTCAGCAACCAAAGAAAGTATAAACCGCAACAATTTTGAAATACTTGAAGAAATTTCAAACAAATTAAAAAATAACACTCTCGTAAGTTTTGTTGTTGTATACAAATCGCCTGATTCTTATAAAATCACCTGGTCTGACCTTCCCGACCTTGAAGGCAAAGCCTATACCATAGAAGAAATAACAAAAATATATCAGGATAAATACCCTTTTGCGACGAAACTCAGTTTCACGGAAAGCGAAGTAAACGGAAAAAAAGTTGTAGTTGCCTATACAATAGAAACAGGAATAACCTACGCAATTGATGATTTAGTAAAAACGAATTCTGCTATTGTTTTAGGTTTTGTCCTATTAAGCTCATTTATAGCCATCTTAATGTTCAAAATTGTAATATCACCTATAAACGAACTTACAAAAGGGGTTCATGTTTTGGCAAAAGGCAACCTGAAGCACAAAATCCCTTATACCCCCTATGGTGAATTAAACATACTGGTTAGTGCCTTTAACGATATGGCATCGATGATAGACAGAATTCATACATCTTTGGAAGACAGGATAAGAGAAAGAACGGAAGAAATTTCACAAAAGAATAAAGAACTGAAATCGGCTTACAAAGAGCTGCAGGAAGCTCAGGCAATGGTAGTTCACAGCGAAAAAATGCGCTCTTTAGGCGAGCTTGTAGCAGGTATAACCCATGAAATAAATAACCCCATCAACTTTATTTACGGCAACTTAATGCACCTTAGCAACTATTCCCAGGATTTAATAGATATAATAGAAAAATTCAAACTATGCGAACCTGAGTTAAGTGAAGGTCAAAGAAACGAGATTAAAAAATTACTTGAAGAAAAAGAATACTCGTATATTAAAGAAGACCTTCCCGACCTGATAAAAAGCTGCCGCGAAGGCACCATCCGCACCAAAAATATCGTAAGCGATTTGAAGAATTTCTCAAGAGCGGAAGAAATGATAATCAATGAAATTGATATAAATAAAGAACTCAATACAACACTTAATATCTTGTATAACAAATATAAAACACGCATAAGGGTACATAAGGAATATTCTGATTTACCCAAAATAGACTGTTTTGGAGGACAAATCAATCAGGTTTTTGTAAACCTTATTGACAATGCCATAGGCTCAATAAAAAACGAAGGTGATATCTTTATAAGGACAAAATTTGAAAATAACAACATAATAGTAGAAGTTGAGGACACGGGAGTGGGTATTCCGAAAGAAAACCTGAAAAAAGTCTTCGAACCGTTTTTTACCACAAAGTCTGTAGGAGAAGGTACGGGACTGGGCATGTCAATCACTTACAAAATTGTAGAAACACACAACGGTAAGATTGATATAGAAAGTGAAGTTAACAAAGGGAGTAAATTTACTGTAACCCTTCCTTTAGACGGAATTAAAAGAAAGGCAAAAAATGAAGTATAA
- a CDS encoding response regulator, whose amino-acid sequence MKYKILAVDDEENNLQLLNRTLRRNYTVVTADNGIAALEILKKDPEFDMIISDHKMPQMSGVELLKEVNDHFPGIIRILITAYSEVPILIDAINSGKIYRYIKKPWMPEEVLLTVEKAFEANKLTYENQKLIKDFKDLFSGTITAITEALDAKDKYTSGRSKRVCVYSIEIAKEMGLSDIELSKIEVAGLLHDIGMIGVCEDILNKTEALTPEEYEVIKKHVDFGVNILGNIKQLDSVVKIIKAHHERYDGTGYPDKLTGEQIPIGARIIALADSFDSMTSTRAYRSDLSSEKAVEIIKENAGKQFDYNVVQAFLKVIHKFDFSKDEY is encoded by the coding sequence ATGAAGTATAAAATCTTAGCAGTAGACGATGAAGAGAATAATCTGCAGCTTCTGAATCGAACTTTAAGAAGGAATTACACCGTAGTTACAGCAGATAACGGCATAGCCGCTTTGGAAATTTTAAAAAAAGACCCTGAATTTGACATGATAATCTCGGACCATAAAATGCCTCAAATGAGCGGAGTAGAACTTCTAAAAGAAGTGAACGACCACTTCCCCGGAATCATCCGTATTCTTATCACGGCATACAGCGAAGTTCCTATTTTAATAGATGCTATCAACTCAGGCAAAATTTACAGGTACATAAAAAAACCATGGATGCCTGAAGAAGTTTTACTAACTGTGGAAAAAGCCTTTGAAGCAAATAAATTGACCTATGAAAACCAAAAACTTATAAAAGACTTCAAAGATTTATTTTCAGGAACAATTACAGCAATTACCGAAGCGCTTGATGCCAAAGATAAATATACATCGGGTCGAAGCAAAAGAGTTTGTGTATATTCAATAGAAATCGCCAAAGAGATGGGTCTGTCAGACATAGAACTTAGCAAAATCGAAGTGGCGGGACTCTTGCATGACATAGGAATGATAGGGGTATGCGAAGATATTTTAAACAAAACAGAAGCACTAACGCCGGAAGAATACGAAGTAATCAAAAAACACGTTGACTTTGGCGTAAATATTCTCGGCAATATCAAGCAGCTTGACAGCGTAGTAAAGATAATCAAAGCCCACCATGAAAGGTACGACGGTACAGGTTATCCCGACAAACTCACTGGTGAACAAATCCCGATAGGAGCAAGAATTATAGCGCTGGCAGACAGCTTTGACAGTATGACATCAACAAGAGCGTACAGAAGCGATTTATCGTCTGAAAAAGCCGTCGAAATAATTAAAGAGAACGCAGGCAAACAATTCGACTACAATGTTGTGCAGGCATTTTTAAAAGTTATACATAAATTCGATTTCTCAAAAGATGAATACTAA
- a CDS encoding flagellar biosynthetic protein FliR: METFLAFFKHFPEFNNALVAGLLIFARFMGFIRFAPVISRKEVPTIVKLAFALIMSIIFVGILKIEPMPADFPYALGLLINGVLGAFMGFVASAIFAAVSAGGDMINMQMGLSSATMFDQSTRSQSSLLGSYFNLLAAVIYVNIGGIYWLIMAFEKSFELCGIFAVSFNMVQFASPDYLVAITANVLYVGLQIAAPILLASLGQDIILGIISRTAPQVNVFQLSFLFKPVLGAMILIFILPTLLNVIQDYFASYQNIINF; the protein is encoded by the coding sequence GTGGAGACCTTTTTAGCGTTTTTTAAACATTTTCCCGAGTTTAATAATGCGCTTGTCGCAGGATTGTTGATTTTTGCAAGATTTATGGGGTTTATCAGGTTCGCCCCGGTCATAAGTAGAAAAGAGGTGCCTACTATTGTTAAGCTTGCCTTTGCGCTTATTATGTCGATTATCTTTGTCGGAATATTAAAAATAGAGCCTATGCCCGCTGATTTCCCCTACGCTTTAGGGCTGCTAATCAATGGGGTTTTAGGCGCGTTTATGGGTTTTGTGGCTTCCGCTATTTTTGCGGCGGTGTCAGCAGGCGGTGATATGATTAATATGCAGATGGGGTTGTCTTCCGCTACAATGTTTGACCAGTCTACAAGGTCGCAAAGTTCTTTGCTCGGAAGTTATTTTAATTTGTTGGCGGCTGTTATTTATGTCAATATAGGCGGTATATATTGGTTGATTATGGCTTTTGAAAAATCATTCGAGCTGTGCGGAATTTTTGCTGTTTCGTTTAATATGGTGCAATTTGCTTCACCTGATTATCTGGTTGCTATAACCGCTAACGTTCTATATGTCGGTTTGCAAATCGCCGCACCTATTTTGCTTGCTTCGTTGGGGCAGGATATAATACTCGGTATTATTTCAAGAACAGCTCCTCAGGTTAACGTTTTTCAACTGAGTTTTTTGTTTAAACCCGTTCTTGGCGCTATGATTTTAATTTTTATTCTTCCGACGCTGCTTAATGTTATTCAGGATTATTTTGCCAGCTATCAGAATATTATTAATTTTTAA
- a CDS encoding flagellar biosynthetic protein FliQ: MEVLLEHLGRGFINMLLIAMPCVLIAAGVGLVIGILQAVTSVQEQTIVAAPKILGVFLVIMLLGGFFAKIMTDYLKESANLAFNVITKEEDYVLDSQGYAGLNLDTKNNYMEGRQSDTDKLMKRPGKPPYSEYQQKPVFQKTNSEANSRPNLVETKKIINGN, encoded by the coding sequence ATGGAAGTTTTACTGGAACATTTAGGTCGCGGTTTTATAAATATGTTGTTGATAGCAATGCCCTGTGTGTTAATAGCGGCGGGGGTAGGGCTTGTTATAGGTATTTTGCAGGCGGTTACCTCTGTTCAGGAACAAACTATTGTTGCCGCGCCTAAAATTTTGGGCGTATTTTTGGTTATTATGCTTTTGGGCGGCTTCTTTGCGAAAATTATGACAGATTATTTAAAAGAATCTGCAAACTTGGCGTTTAATGTTATTACGAAAGAAGAAGATTATGTTTTGGATTCTCAAGGTTATGCAGGGCTTAACCTTGATACTAAAAATAATTATATGGAAGGAAGGCAGTCAGATACCGATAAATTAATGAAGCGTCCCGGGAAACCTCCTTACAGCGAATATCAGCAAAAGCCTGTGTTCCAAAAAACAAACTCTGAGGCAAATTCAAGACCTAATCTGGTAGAAACCAAAAAAATAATTAACGGTAATTAA
- the fliP gene encoding flagellar type III secretion system pore protein FliP (The bacterial flagellar biogenesis protein FliP forms a type III secretion system (T3SS)-type pore required for flagellar assembly.), which produces MDAMIKDLNPIIQMLILMTIFSLLPFVFSCLTSFLRFIIVFSILKTALGTQQVPPGIIIIGLSMVMTLYTMAPVFTKMYEAGYTPYQKTQNILVAIQEGSEPLKEFMMKQTTQQDLAFFIELRKQTPPKTPKDVSILDVAPAFMVSELKKSFEIGFVIFVPFVILDLVVANILLALGMMMLSPTIVSLPFKLLIFIAVDGWGMIVNGLINSFN; this is translated from the coding sequence ATGGATGCTATGATAAAGGATTTAAATCCTATAATACAAATGCTTATACTGATGACGATATTTTCATTATTGCCGTTTGTATTTTCTTGTTTGACAAGCTTTTTAAGGTTTATAATTGTATTTTCTATATTAAAAACAGCGCTCGGGACACAGCAGGTTCCTCCGGGGATTATAATTATAGGCTTGTCTATGGTTATGACGCTTTATACCATGGCGCCGGTTTTTACAAAAATGTATGAGGCGGGATATACACCGTATCAAAAAACACAGAATATTTTAGTGGCAATTCAGGAAGGGTCTGAGCCGCTGAAAGAATTTATGATGAAACAGACAACACAGCAGGATTTGGCATTTTTTATAGAGCTTAGAAAACAAACTCCGCCTAAAACACCTAAAGATGTTAGTATCCTTGATGTTGCTCCCGCCTTTATGGTAAGTGAGCTTAAAAAATCGTTTGAAATAGGGTTTGTTATTTTTGTGCCTTTTGTAATTCTTGACCTGGTCGTTGCAAATATTCTTTTGGCACTCGGTATGATGATGTTATCGCCTACCATTGTTTCGCTGCCGTTTAAACTGCTTATATTTATTGCGGTTGACGGCTGGGGGATGATTGTAAACGGCTTAATAAACAGCTTTAATTGA
- a CDS encoding flagellar biosynthetic protein FliO gives MTQYIMGFAFYTLGVIGLLLIAYVVAKNYMNGGFLQNKKKSNLTIEESLSLAPRKTLYIIKVYDEKYLISSDSDKTTMLAKIGEEKKQELVQEEHKSEKEFKNPHNSVILSMLEKLNNDN, from the coding sequence ATGACGCAGTATATTATGGGGTTTGCTTTTTATACTTTGGGAGTGATAGGACTTCTGCTTATAGCTTATGTTGTGGCTAAAAATTATATGAACGGCGGTTTCCTTCAAAACAAGAAAAAATCTAATCTTACTATTGAAGAAAGTTTATCTTTAGCTCCGAGAAAGACTTTGTATATTATAAAAGTTTATGATGAAAAATATTTAATCTCTTCTGACTCCGATAAAACAACTATGTTGGCTAAAATCGGGGAAGAGAAAAAACAAGAGCTTGTGCAGGAGGAACACAAATCTGAAAAAGAGTTTAAAAATCCTCATAACAGCGTGATTTTGTCAATGCTTGAAAAGTTAAACAATGATAATTAA
- a CDS encoding FliM/FliN family flagellar motor switch protein, translated as MTTQTTKSLDTSIKQFLPFFQWFEAEFSNLISQKCSEFWLYTPKIKLFSLERNTKNFLKGTPYFVTQAQFQNIKCVIRLSDGACERFLTKSLGKNGRSFEFTRISELEAQILSRFNNNVFDGVKNYFVSKEAIKKLTNQNEMFDDILNFGLILYDDDNFEAGKMIFTLPVKLIKYPELAKLDEERVNVDSFTRALAEVDIAVGKTKLSLDDVKHIETDDIVVLEKSNIKKMSIINPAHIDFKVNPDPRLFMREDDEHDELIRESEDMTAKNIWDNIQVDVTAKFNQVKMSLGELRQMSEGLVMELDSIYENDILLEVEDKNVAKGELVIIGDKYGVKITEIFAQPRDVEKTVKDDTEEQPNELASDDDDFDVNDFDIDEEEI; from the coding sequence GTGACGACGCAAACTACAAAGAGTTTAGATACTTCTATAAAACAATTTTTGCCGTTTTTTCAATGGTTTGAGGCGGAATTTTCTAACCTGATTTCGCAAAAATGCTCTGAATTTTGGCTCTATACCCCCAAAATTAAGCTATTTTCCCTTGAGCGTAATACTAAAAATTTCCTTAAAGGCACCCCGTATTTTGTTACCCAGGCGCAGTTCCAGAACATTAAATGTGTCATAAGACTTTCTGACGGGGCTTGTGAAAGATTTTTAACGAAATCTTTGGGTAAAAACGGCAGGTCGTTTGAATTTACCAGAATATCTGAGCTTGAAGCGCAAATTCTAAGCCGATTTAACAACAATGTTTTTGACGGGGTAAAAAATTATTTTGTTTCAAAAGAAGCCATTAAAAAATTAACCAATCAGAATGAAATGTTTGACGATATTTTGAATTTTGGACTGATTTTGTATGACGATGATAATTTTGAAGCGGGCAAAATGATTTTTACTTTGCCGGTTAAACTGATTAAATATCCTGAACTTGCGAAGCTTGATGAGGAAAGGGTTAATGTTGATTCTTTTACAAGGGCGCTTGCGGAAGTCGATATTGCCGTCGGTAAAACGAAACTTTCGCTTGATGATGTCAAACATATTGAAACAGATGATATTGTTGTTTTGGAAAAAAGTAATATTAAAAAAATGAGTATAATAAATCCTGCTCACATTGACTTTAAGGTCAATCCTGACCCAAGGCTTTTTATGAGAGAGGATGATGAACATGATGAACTAATTCGGGAGAGTGAAGATATGACAGCCAAAAATATATGGGATAACATTCAGGTTGATGTTACCGCTAAATTTAATCAGGTTAAAATGAGTTTGGGCGAGCTTAGGCAAATGTCTGAGGGGTTGGTAATGGAACTTGATTCTATTTATGAAAATGATATTTTGCTTGAGGTTGAAGATAAAAATGTTGCAAAAGGCGAATTGGTCATTATAGGAGATAAGTACGGGGTTAAAATTACAGAAATTTTTGCCCAGCCCCGGGATGTAGAAAAAACAGTGAAAGACGATACGGAAGAACAGCCGAATGAGTTAGCTTCTGACGATGATGATTTTGATGTTAACGATTTCGATATAGATGAAGAAGAAATATAG
- a CDS encoding aminopeptidase, translating into MENIWEKYAKVLVEYSTSIKKDDKVIIRAEAQAQPLIKAVYEEVLKKGAHPILRVSLDEINNSYYKYASDEQLDYIDDFVKMEYEKSDALIAISAPYNVKALSRVSAEKQARRSKATKGLSVKMLNRAANGELNWVICNFPTNARAQEAKMSLEEYKEFLINSCYLNDKSPVEQWKAMDKKQTQIAEILNTKSKIRITGEKTDVEFSVKDRKWISCAGKNNFPDGEIFTSPVEDSANGEIYFDFPAIYRGNEVNGIYIKLKDGKVIEAKAEKNEPFLLKMLSQDEGASFVGEVAIGTNNMIQDITGDILFDEKIGGSIHIAFGASYPETGGKNESGLHWDIIKNMKNNGKIYADDELIYKNGKFLIS; encoded by the coding sequence ATGGAAAATATTTGGGAAAAATACGCAAAAGTCCTTGTGGAATACTCAACTTCAATAAAAAAGGACGACAAAGTTATTATAAGAGCAGAAGCCCAAGCCCAACCTCTGATAAAGGCTGTGTATGAAGAGGTCTTAAAAAAAGGCGCTCACCCGATTTTAAGAGTTTCTCTTGATGAAATAAACAACAGCTACTATAAATACGCAAGCGATGAGCAGCTTGATTACATAGATGATTTTGTAAAAATGGAATACGAAAAATCAGATGCCTTAATAGCAATAAGCGCACCATATAATGTGAAAGCGCTCTCAAGGGTAAGTGCGGAAAAACAAGCCCGCCGCTCAAAAGCAACAAAAGGCTTATCGGTAAAAATGCTTAATCGTGCGGCAAACGGAGAATTAAACTGGGTAATTTGCAACTTCCCGACCAATGCCAGAGCGCAGGAGGCAAAAATGTCGCTGGAAGAATACAAAGAATTCCTTATAAACTCCTGCTATCTCAATGATAAATCCCCTGTTGAGCAGTGGAAAGCAATGGATAAAAAACAAACTCAAATTGCAGAAATTTTAAACACTAAGTCCAAAATACGAATAACGGGTGAAAAAACAGACGTTGAATTTTCCGTCAAAGACAGAAAATGGATTAGCTGTGCAGGCAAAAACAACTTCCCCGACGGAGAAATTTTCACATCTCCCGTGGAAGACAGCGCAAACGGCGAAATTTATTTTGACTTCCCCGCAATATATCGCGGCAACGAAGTCAACGGAATATATATTAAATTAAAAGACGGCAAAGTAATAGAAGCCAAAGCCGAAAAAAACGAGCCTTTTCTGTTAAAAATGTTATCGCAGGATGAAGGCGCAAGCTTTGTCGGCGAAGTTGCCATCGGTACAAACAATATGATTCAGGACATCACAGGCGATATTTTGTTTGACGAAAAAATCGGCGGTTCAATCCATATCGCCTTTGGCGCCTCATACCCCGAAACAGGCGGCAAGAATGAATCAGGACTTCACTGGGATATCATTAAAAACATGAAAAACAACGGAAAAATTTACGCCGATGATGAACTTATCTACAAAAACGGAAAGTTCTTAATCAGCTAA
- the rlmH gene encoding 23S rRNA (pseudouridine(1915)-N(3))-methyltransferase RlmH, which produces MNISVICIGKIKETYLKQGIDEFKKRLTPFCSLKIIELPAYQIKTPEDEKKAKTVEAQKILENLSENSYNIAMEVKGNTLSSEGLAQKISELTVSGVNQITFIIGGATGLDNSVLEKAHYKLSFSKLTFTHQMIRLLLLEQIYRAFKILNNEPYHK; this is translated from the coding sequence ATGAATATCTCCGTAATTTGTATAGGCAAAATCAAGGAAACCTACCTGAAACAAGGAATAGACGAATTTAAAAAACGTCTTACCCCCTTTTGTTCACTTAAAATCATTGAGCTGCCCGCTTACCAAATAAAAACACCGGAAGACGAAAAAAAGGCAAAAACCGTTGAAGCCCAAAAAATTCTTGAAAATTTAAGCGAAAATTCCTACAACATAGCCATGGAAGTTAAGGGCAATACTTTAAGTTCAGAAGGTTTGGCGCAAAAAATAAGCGAGCTTACTGTTTCGGGAGTTAACCAAATTACCTTTATCATAGGCGGTGCAACAGGATTGGACAATTCTGTTTTAGAAAAAGCCCACTACAAACTTAGCTTCTCAAAACTGACCTTCACACATCAAATGATAAGACTGCTTCTTCTTGAGCAAATTTATAGAGCGTTTAAAATTCTGAACAACGAACCTTATCACAAATGA